A stretch of the Amycolatopsis sp. BJA-103 genome encodes the following:
- a CDS encoding MFS transporter: protein MPDLPSPDEVTVAKSTGVSRSAFRRVLAGSTAGAVLEWYDFALYGILAATVLGPLFFPGGNAVAQLLLALATQGLGFVARPIGGIVFGHLGDRLGRKPMLVVTFLLLGLSTSAIGLLPTYARAGIGATISLVVLRLIQGFALGGEFGAAVLMVSEYGSPRRRGFWSAWPQAGAPLGTVLATGVVGLLTIALPSGQFEHWGWRIGFLLAVPLLVIGFWIRRRIDESPVFRQARSRADSAAAERSRSSILETLAHLGPVLRGLGVRLGENVAFYVYTVFVVAYATTSFGYTKSDVLLAVTVGSLLQFAGMLAGGHWSDVVGRRIAMLVPAAGLAIWAPLFFLMVQSDSLPLLYVGVGVGAALHGLLAGPEAAWIAELFPTERRFAGASLVFQGSSIIAGAPAPFIAVWLVENHGTTAVVLYLVATIAVTLVALLFSAETKGTDFGAEPV from the coding sequence ATGCCCGACCTGCCCAGCCCGGACGAGGTGACCGTTGCCAAGTCGACGGGAGTGAGCCGTTCGGCGTTCCGGCGTGTGCTGGCGGGCAGTACCGCGGGGGCCGTGCTGGAGTGGTACGACTTCGCCCTCTACGGCATCCTCGCCGCGACCGTGCTCGGGCCGCTGTTCTTCCCCGGTGGTAACGCCGTCGCGCAGTTGCTGCTGGCTCTGGCCACCCAAGGACTGGGGTTCGTCGCGCGGCCGATCGGAGGCATCGTCTTCGGCCATCTCGGCGACCGCCTCGGCCGTAAACCCATGCTGGTCGTGACGTTCCTGCTGCTCGGCCTGTCCACGTCGGCCATCGGGCTGCTGCCCACGTACGCGCGGGCGGGGATCGGGGCGACGATCTCGCTCGTCGTCCTGCGCCTGATCCAGGGCTTCGCGCTCGGTGGCGAGTTCGGTGCCGCCGTGCTGATGGTGAGTGAGTACGGAAGCCCCCGCCGCCGGGGGTTCTGGTCCGCCTGGCCACAGGCGGGCGCCCCGCTCGGCACGGTACTGGCGACCGGGGTGGTGGGGTTGCTGACGATCGCGCTGCCCAGCGGGCAGTTCGAGCACTGGGGCTGGCGCATCGGGTTCCTGCTCGCCGTTCCCCTGCTGGTCATCGGCTTCTGGATCCGCCGTCGCATCGACGAATCGCCCGTGTTCCGGCAGGCGCGGTCACGCGCCGACTCCGCCGCGGCCGAACGGTCGCGGTCGAGCATCCTGGAAACACTCGCTCACCTGGGACCGGTCCTGCGCGGCCTCGGCGTGCGACTGGGCGAGAACGTCGCGTTCTACGTCTACACCGTCTTCGTGGTGGCTTATGCCACGACTTCGTTCGGGTACACCAAATCCGACGTCCTCCTCGCGGTGACCGTCGGATCCCTGCTGCAGTTCGCGGGCATGCTGGCGGGCGGTCACTGGTCGGATGTGGTCGGACGGCGAATCGCGATGCTGGTTCCCGCCGCGGGACTGGCGATCTGGGCGCCGTTGTTCTTCCTGATGGTCCAATCGGACAGCCTGCCGCTGCTCTATGTCGGCGTTGGCGTCGGCGCGGCGCTGCACGGGCTCCTCGCCGGTCCGGAGGCCGCCTGGATCGCGGAACTCTTCCCGACCGAGCGCCGCTTCGCCGGAGCCTCCCTGGTCTTCCAGGGCTCGTCGATCATCGCCGGCGCGCCGGCGCCCTTCATCGCCGTCTGGCTCGTCGAGAACCACGGCACCACCGCCGTCGTGCTGTATCTGGTCGCCACCATCGCGGTCACCCTGGTCGCCCTGCTTTTCAGTGCCGAGACCAAGGGGACCGACTTCGGCGCCGAGCCGGTCTAG
- a CDS encoding ESX secretion-associated protein EspG yields the protein MIRSSVTMALPALPALVYEVLWERLRLGPMPSPLVVRRHGGDESEREECRARAHRWLTSNSLGDADNLDGDLLQALRAMDDRDLALSVRYRDSAGQVSIGCFPQPTGRALRVVLRDETVELGWMNAKKMAEGMLEAVPDAQPGTGRPLRVSELALTRSRRAWRRSGLLSAGKRSLIEHGVTPDGAEWFLRVLARARATGQVSAARPGVAGKALTAVRPLSFVDSSDGRYVVMRSYGSVTLMPADDATLTARIKGLADDDFIESRYARETGAFSHLW from the coding sequence GTGATCCGCAGTTCGGTGACGATGGCGCTTCCCGCCCTTCCTGCGCTGGTCTACGAAGTGTTGTGGGAACGGCTCCGCCTCGGGCCCATGCCGTCGCCACTCGTCGTGCGCCGCCACGGCGGTGACGAGTCGGAGCGAGAAGAATGCCGTGCCCGCGCACATCGATGGCTGACCTCCAACAGCCTCGGAGACGCGGACAATCTCGACGGCGATCTGCTGCAGGCCTTGCGGGCGATGGACGACCGCGATCTCGCGCTGTCCGTGCGCTACCGCGACTCCGCCGGCCAGGTGTCGATCGGCTGTTTTCCTCAGCCCACCGGCCGGGCGCTGCGCGTGGTTCTGCGGGACGAGACCGTGGAACTGGGATGGATGAACGCGAAGAAGATGGCGGAAGGCATGCTGGAAGCCGTGCCCGATGCCCAGCCGGGAACCGGGCGGCCTCTGCGGGTGAGCGAACTCGCTCTCACCCGGTCGCGCCGGGCGTGGCGGCGATCGGGGCTGCTCAGCGCCGGCAAGCGATCCTTGATCGAGCACGGGGTGACCCCTGATGGCGCCGAGTGGTTCCTGCGTGTTCTGGCGAGGGCGAGGGCGACCGGTCAGGTGAGTGCGGCACGACCGGGAGTCGCCGGGAAAGCACTGACGGCCGTCCGCCCATTGTCCTTTGTGGATAGTTCCGATGGCCGGTACGTCGTCATGCGCAGCTACGGATCGGTCACGCTGATGCCTGCCGACGATGCGACCTTGACGGCCCGGATCAAAGGGCTCGCGGACGACGACTTCATCGAGAGCCGGTATGCGCGCGAAACAGGTGCGTTCAGCCACCTGTGGTGA
- a CDS encoding AurF N-oxygenase family protein, whose protein sequence is MTSTDVPRTAGAGRRETAQRLLDSAAMLSYDPATEVDWETPLDKDFHGASPEWSTLYGTSYWAEMSPEQQKELTRQEAASVASTGIWFEMILQQMVLRDFYAKDPTDPAFQWALTEIADECRHSIMFARGAAKLGAPPYRPRRLAVELGRVFKATATGEAAYAAILVAEEVLDVMQRDWMRDERVVPFVRTINNIHVVEESRHMKFARDETREQLEGAGPVRRRINALVIAIASYFIVSSMVNRDVYKNAGLDTARALREAKANEHHKSMMRSSCAGLMEFLGSCGLLTRPALVFYKRANLI, encoded by the coding sequence ATGACCAGCACCGATGTGCCGCGCACGGCCGGGGCCGGCCGCCGCGAGACCGCTCAGCGGCTTCTCGATTCGGCCGCGATGCTGTCCTACGACCCGGCCACCGAAGTGGACTGGGAGACGCCGCTGGACAAGGACTTCCACGGCGCGAGCCCGGAGTGGAGCACCCTCTACGGCACGAGCTACTGGGCCGAGATGAGCCCGGAGCAGCAGAAGGAACTCACGCGCCAGGAAGCCGCTTCGGTCGCGAGCACCGGCATCTGGTTCGAGATGATCCTCCAGCAGATGGTGCTGCGCGATTTCTATGCCAAGGACCCGACCGACCCGGCCTTCCAGTGGGCGCTGACCGAGATCGCCGACGAATGCCGCCACTCGATCATGTTCGCCCGCGGCGCCGCGAAACTCGGCGCGCCCCCGTATCGACCGCGCCGGCTCGCCGTCGAGCTCGGCCGGGTCTTCAAGGCGACGGCGACCGGTGAAGCCGCGTACGCGGCGATCCTCGTCGCCGAAGAAGTCCTCGACGTGATGCAGCGTGACTGGATGCGCGACGAGCGCGTGGTCCCGTTCGTGCGCACCATCAACAACATCCACGTGGTCGAAGAGTCCCGGCACATGAAGTTCGCCAGGGACGAGACGCGTGAGCAACTGGAGGGCGCGGGCCCCGTGCGCCGCCGGATCAACGCGCTGGTCATCGCGATCGCGTCGTACTTCATTGTCAGCAGCATGGTCAACCGCGACGTCTACAAGAACGCGGGACTCGACACAGCGCGCGCGTTGCGCGAGGCGAAGGCCAACGAGCACCACAAGTCGATGATGCGCTCCAGTTGCGCCGGTCTGATGGAGTTCCTCGGCTCGTGCGGTCTGCTCACCCGCCCCGCGCTGGTGTTCTACAAGCGGGCGAACCTGATCTGA
- a CDS encoding FAD-dependent oxidoreductase translates to MAFAITQTCCSDATCVSVCPVNCIHPTPDEPDFGTTEMLYVDPASCIDCGACADACPVDAIFPADLLTGPLQVYAGINAEYFADREVVSSADPAPNFHRWSPPAFDRAIPSDFAPPDIAVVGSGPAGMYAVEDLLLHTNARVTLIDRLPVAGGLVRYGVAPDHPATKRIGETFSRLHEHPRLRLVLGTEVGRDVTVDELAGRHDAVVYAVGASSARSLGLDGEELPGSVAATTVVAWYNGHPDVPANAVDLSAERVVLVGTGNVALDVARILTADPDTLAGTTIAPHALERLLTSKIREVVLLARRGPEDAAYSTQELLALAGRAGVPLVVDDADPRTAAAIDAGTGKAKLLRELGRETVDWTAPPDADRRRIVLRFHSAPTEIIGDGQVRGLRVTSADGQAEIAAGQIVRAVGYHGVPVPGLPFDDSRGTIPNTAGRVDGRLGAYVVGWIKRGPSGGIGANRTCAKETVGTLLGDITSGRLPVRTRRSPIAALAARFRGR, encoded by the coding sequence ATGGCCTTCGCGATCACCCAGACCTGCTGCAGCGACGCCACCTGCGTGTCGGTCTGCCCGGTCAACTGCATCCATCCGACGCCGGACGAGCCGGATTTCGGCACCACCGAGATGCTCTACGTCGACCCCGCGTCGTGCATCGATTGCGGAGCCTGCGCGGACGCCTGCCCGGTGGACGCGATCTTCCCGGCGGATCTGCTGACCGGACCACTCCAGGTCTACGCGGGCATCAACGCGGAGTACTTCGCGGACCGCGAGGTCGTGTCCTCGGCGGACCCGGCGCCCAACTTCCACCGCTGGAGCCCGCCGGCGTTCGACAGGGCCATTCCGAGCGACTTCGCGCCGCCGGACATCGCCGTCGTCGGCTCCGGCCCGGCCGGTATGTACGCCGTCGAGGACCTGCTCCTGCACACGAACGCGCGGGTCACCCTGATCGACCGGCTGCCGGTCGCGGGCGGGCTCGTCCGCTACGGCGTCGCCCCTGACCACCCCGCCACGAAACGGATCGGCGAGACGTTCTCGCGGCTCCACGAGCACCCGAGGCTGCGGCTGGTCCTGGGCACCGAGGTCGGGCGGGACGTCACCGTCGACGAACTGGCCGGGCGCCACGACGCCGTCGTCTACGCGGTCGGCGCCTCGTCCGCGCGAAGCCTCGGTCTGGACGGGGAGGAACTGCCCGGCAGTGTCGCCGCGACCACCGTGGTCGCCTGGTACAACGGCCATCCGGACGTCCCCGCGAACGCGGTGGACCTGTCCGCGGAACGCGTCGTGCTGGTCGGCACCGGCAACGTCGCCCTCGATGTGGCCCGGATCCTCACCGCCGACCCGGACACCCTGGCCGGCACCACGATCGCCCCGCACGCGCTGGAACGCTTGCTCACCAGCAAGATCCGGGAAGTCGTCCTGCTCGCCCGGCGAGGACCGGAGGACGCCGCCTACTCCACCCAGGAACTGCTCGCGCTCGCCGGGCGCGCCGGCGTGCCACTCGTCGTCGACGACGCGGACCCGCGCACCGCGGCCGCGATCGACGCGGGCACCGGCAAGGCGAAACTGCTGCGCGAACTCGGCCGCGAGACCGTCGACTGGACCGCGCCGCCGGACGCGGACCGACGCCGCATCGTCCTGCGTTTCCACTCCGCTCCCACGGAAATCATCGGAGACGGGCAGGTGCGCGGCCTGCGCGTCACGAGCGCGGACGGGCAGGCCGAGATCGCCGCAGGCCAGATCGTGCGCGCCGTCGGATACCACGGTGTCCCCGTGCCGGGCCTTCCGTTCGACGACAGCCGCGGCACCATCCCGAACACCGCCGGCCGCGTCGACGGACGCCTCGGCGCCTACGTCGTCGGCTGGATCAAACGCGGTCCTTCGGGCGGGATCGGCGCGAACCGCACCTGTGCGAAGGAGACCGTGGGAACCCTGCTGGGCGACATCACCTCCGGCAGGCTTCCCGTCCGGACGAGGCGCTCGCCGATCGCCGCGCTGGCTGCGCGATTCCGCGGCCGCTGA